One Desulfovibrio sp. UCD-KL4C genomic region harbors:
- a CDS encoding helix-turn-helix domain-containing protein: protein MSNDKAYKEIAPRLRGIRDAVDMTITQLANEVGINPSLVDKYESGELEIPVSYLMDVAHVCGVDLTVLISGNESHLTNYALVRKGKGLSVNRRKDYDYKNLASTFVGRRMEPFMIEVPAKSPEDMNFTTHRGQEFIYVLEGNLELRLGDSILMLEAGDSLYFDSNTPHAMRGLDEKSARMLDVIL, encoded by the coding sequence ATGAGTAATGATAAGGCATACAAGGAAATTGCTCCGCGACTCAGAGGGATTAGAGATGCTGTAGACATGACGATAACGCAACTTGCAAACGAAGTAGGTATAAACCCGTCTCTGGTTGATAAATATGAATCAGGTGAACTGGAAATTCCTGTCAGTTACCTCATGGACGTCGCACATGTCTGCGGTGTTGATCTTACAGTCCTGATTTCCGGAAATGAATCCCATCTGACGAACTACGCACTTGTACGTAAGGGTAAAGGACTCAGTGTAAATAGGCGTAAAGACTACGACTACAAGAACCTTGCTTCAACCTTTGTCGGCAGACGCATGGAACCTTTCATGATTGAAGTTCCAGCGAAAAGTCCAGAAGATATGAATTTTACTACACATCGCGGGCAGGAATTTATTTACGTCCTGGAAGGCAACCTAGAATTGCGACTAGGTGACAGCATACTAATGCTTGAAGCCGGAGATTCCCTATATTTCGACTCCAACACACCTCATGCTATGCGAGGCTTAGATGAAAAATCTGCCCGTATGCTGGACGTAATTTTATAA